CACAGGCATTGCTCCAAAGAAAAACAATCCCCCTAATACCAATGCTGTAACCATCATCAATCTTTTCTTAAACATCTTATTTTCCCCCTCTTATTTTTTATCTCCCTAGTACAACAACTCTTCTCTCTGGTAAGAAGATTATCATTTACATTCCCAGAACTATGTAAATGCTGTTTTGTAGGGAAAGTTACTTACATAAGAAGAATAATGTTCTTTAAGCCTAAGTGTTCTCTATTTGATACCGGCGTATTTTTATAACCATCTGTTGCTCGCTTGGTAAGCACTTTAAGGGCTAAAGAAGCTGATTACCAATTGTGTTCCATTCATATTCAGGTTCCTCATCTTCTACAATAATAATTTCGTTGTCTAGTTGCATAGCGTTTAAGCTGATGAAAGTAGCAAATGCCAAAGCAATCGAAAGTAATCCTAGTTTTGTTTTCATTTATAATCTCCCCCCCTTGCAAGTTACTCTTTTCACTCTTTAATGTTATAATAATAAGTAAATTCAAAAATGTAAAATGCTTTAAAGTATCTTTTTCATATAATTGCAAAGTATCCTTAAAAAGCTCTGCTTAGGATAAGGTAGCCAAGTATTGTTAAAGCTACTGCATCACTTTTCAGAAAACTCAAAGAAGGTGGGGTATATATATTTTTTGTGCATTATTTTTATCAGGCGCTCTAAGATTTTACTATCGCTTTAAAGAGTTTTGAGGGAGGAAAGTTTATGCCGTATGAGCTTCTTTTGTTTGGGGAAAAGGTCAGAGAGCTAAGAGAGCAACAGAAGTTAACCCAATGTGAAGTTTCAGATTTATCAGGTGTTAATGTGGAAACTGTAAAAAGATTGGAGCAAGGAAAGGTTACACCTAAATTAGATACTTTAGAAAGTTTATCGCCTATATTAAAGTATGATTTAAGTAAACTGCTAGCTGAGTTTAGAGTGAAAGACTTTTCTAAGTATTCACAGACTAAACAAAAGGTGGAGTTAATGTTTGATAGAAATGATTTAGACGGTCTAGAGTTGGAAATGGAGAATCTACAAAGGTTGCTGGATGATGTGAAAAACGATTTTTTTAAAAAGGAAATCATTCAACTTCTTCTGTTAGCTAAAGGAGTTCTTTTATATAAAAAAGATAAAAAATATAATAAAGGGCTAAAAGCATTGTGTGATGCCATGAAGGTTTTTACCCCTAGCTTTGTTTTGAAGGATTATAAGTTATGCCATTACTCCCAGCTGGAGATTAGAATTTTAATGAACATAGGTCTTGTATTACATAAGTTAAAAAGACAGCAAAAGTACGAAAACCTTATGAAGTTTTGTTTTGAAAAAGTGGATGAAACCAACAGTATGTATCCGCAAATATGCCATAACTCAGCCGGTGTTTATAGAAGAAAGAAAGATTATACAAAAGCATTGCACTACAGCCAATTGGGCATAGATTATTGTATAGAAACCAAAAACCTACAGGGTATATCCTTTTTATACTTTGGCAAAGGGGTAGCCCAGTATTATTTAGGAATCGAGGACTATAAAGAAGCTTTTGAAAAAGCGGTGTTTTTTTGTAAGTTTTTTGGAGAAAGAAACCTTGAAAAGTC
This genomic interval from Proteinivorax tanatarense contains the following:
- a CDS encoding helix-turn-helix domain-containing protein; the protein is MPYELLLFGEKVRELREQQKLTQCEVSDLSGVNVETVKRLEQGKVTPKLDTLESLSPILKYDLSKLLAEFRVKDFSKYSQTKQKVELMFDRNDLDGLELEMENLQRLLDDVKNDFFKKEIIQLLLLAKGVLLYKKDKKYNKGLKALCDAMKVFTPSFVLKDYKLCHYSQLEIRILMNIGLVLHKLKRQQKYENLMKFCFEKVDETNSMYPQICHNSAGVYRRKKDYTKALHYSQLGIDYCIETKNLQGISFLYFGKGVAQYYLGIEDYKEAFEKAVFFCKFFGERNLEKSMTENCYKYFGVKLQ